The genomic region CAAGCTCCGGCAGTACCAGAAGCGGCTGAGCCTGGGCCTGGAGCGGGAGCGGGCGCTGGCCCGGCAGCTGCTCCGGGACGGCAAGAAAGAGTGAGGGGAAAGGGGTCCCCGGGGGGCGAGGGGGGGAGCGCCGGTGCCACCGCCAGCGTGTCCCTGGGAAGGAAACACCGCTGGGTCGGAGGAATCAGAGTCTCGGAAAGGTTTGGGTTAAGAGGAgccttaaagttcatctcatcccaccccctgccatggcagggacacctcccactgtgccaggctgctccaagccccgtccagcttggccttgggcactgccagggatccaggggcagccacagctgctctgggcaccctgtgccagggcctccccaccctcccatgGAAAGATTTATTCCCAATATCCGATTTGCTCATCCTTGCtcttcccaggagcagctcaggttGCCAGTTCAGCTGCACACAAGTTGTCCCCTCTTAGCAGAAGCACAGAACAAGCGTGGCTCTGATGGGGTTCTTTTAGGCTTTATTTGCTTCATCCAAGCTGAGTTTCCCTCCCTGTGTGTCCCTCAGGAAagccatgctgctgctgaagaagaAACGGTACCAGGAGCAGCTTCTGGATAAAACAGAGAACCAGATCAGCAACCTGGAGCGGATGGTGAGTGAGGGCCTTGGGGTGTTCCGGGGCGGGGCTCCCCTTGGATCCCGTGGAATTCCATTCCAACTGGCAGGTCCTGGCAGGTGTTTAGCCCTCTGTCCAAGGGCAAATGTCCAAAATTGTACGTGTGCCACGATTTTTCCCTGGAGACACGAGGTGGTGCGTTTGGAATCTGCAGGCTCCGTGTTAAATGTGTGTTTTGGAAATTGCTGAAACGTTACTCACAGTGGGGATGGCTGCACTGGGGACTTCCTGGGCTTGTCTCGGCACTGTCATCTCAGAATTGGatgtttttgggtttggggaggTCTCAGCTGGGACTGACAGCTGGAAAATCTGGTGAAATCACTTTGAGGGCTGTTGGACCTGCTGGTGCAGCCACCCATGCCGAGCTTTTTGTGTGGatgtttcctgctgctggtgccattGACAGGACAGAAGGGGCTCAACTGATTCTTCCTTGCAGCTTCTCTGGTGGTCCTGGCAGCCTGTGTCTGCCTAAGAATAGCAATCAGGGAGTTATTTCGGTGGGAAGAGCCCTCTGAGCCCATGGAGCCTGtgctctccagcactgccagggccaccactgtccccagctgccacatccacacatctgtTAAATCCCTTTGAgattccctgggcagcctgtgccagtgcctgaccaaAGTCTGACGGGCTCTTCCCTTTCTGCTTCCCATTCCAGGTCCAGGACATTGAATTCACCCAGATTGAAATGAAGGTCATCGAGGGCCTGAAAATAGGCAATGAGTGTCTGAACAAAATGCACCAGGTGCGTGTGGCTGGGGCAGGTCAGAGGGgcctggctggagctgcctccCTGCAGGCCCCCCCCACACCTGGATTTTGGCTCTTCCCTTCAGGTTATGTCCATAGAAGAAGTGGAAAGGATAATAGGAGAAACCCAGGATGCTGTGGAGTACCAGAGGGTGCGTGCagggggagctgggagcagcctctgcctctgcacagagctgcttgCACGTGCAGCGTGCCAAAGGCTGGGCATGTCACgtccttccctctcttccacAGCAAATAGACGAGCTCCTGGCTGGCAGCCTGAcggaggaggatgaggatgccATTCTAGAAGAATTAAATGCTATTACTCAGGTGAGGTTGGTGGTGTCGGGATTGAAATCCGTGTTTTCAGGAAGGTGTTTGTAACAGCAGATAAAGCACCTTTTTCTGCTCTCAGAGCTCAGTCTGGGGGGAAATGTGGGACATTGCCACCCCAGTCTTTGCCCACAGCCGCGGTCTGTGGCACGGGTGACACGTTGTCTTAAATGTCCTTGCAGGAACAGTTGGAGCTTCCAGAAGTTCCTTCGGAGCCACTCCCAGAGAAGGTCCCAGGTATGTTCTCCTTGCTCAGCTTTGGCTTCTCATGCTCCTGTCCCGGGCAATGCTCTGGGGCCCTCTCCCAGTGTAAGTGTTGtcctgggaaatgggaaggaaTAGCAGCTCCTGGCGTGGGGACAGGCCCAGCCGAGCCCTCGCTCCAGAAGCACCCGAGGCTCCGCTCTCTGTTCCGTCGGCGTCTGGTCATTCCGCTGGGGAGCTCCCTGTGTGACATCTGCTGTTCTCGTTACATCCTGTACCTGCCCTGAGACACCTCGTTCCATCAGGAGGCTCCAGAAGGAATTCTTTCCTTGCTTGAGCCAGGCAAGGCttcctcccacagcccaggTCTGGTCCTGCCATCGCAGCAGGGATTTGTGGATGTTGGATTCACCTTGCACAGCACTGGATCTCCCTGAGGCTTGGGATGACTTGGAGCTCTTCCCACCTCACTTCACAGCGATTTGGAACCAGCTGGATGAGGATCACTGGggtcccacagctccaggaatgTCAGACCACGAGCTCCACACAGCTGACGGTCCCTGAGTGTTCCTGAGCAATCCAGAACCTCAGTGGATGGACTTGTGTGGGAATCCAGCTGGGAAGTGGGAGAGCTCACCAAGAAGGTGACCAAACAGGCCCTGGTGGTCCtgcccagcagggagggagctcACTAGGGTTTATCAGGTGCTGAGGACCTGAAAACTCAGACTGGTGAAGACTCTtctgggacagcagagccctgagcgGTCGCTCACAGGAGCTGGACCTCCGTGCTTGTGcaaagaggagctggaagaagcCATTTCGCTGTGTGGAATCTGCCCAGGAGCAATCTGGGATGTGGGGAATGGGGCTGGTTTCCTTGGAGCTTGTTTACTCCTAAACAGGGCTCAGATGTCAGCACCGAGGCCAAACAAAACAcggcccagggctgtggggtcacaggggtgagggcagggctggccctcctcctgcccaggaTCTGTCCCTGGGCTGGTGGCTTTGCTGGGCTGGGCATGTTCTGAAAGTCTGTAATTCTTCAGTGCTGTGCAAAAGGGGCATTTCCACATGGGAATGTGGGATTATTTATAACAAACTTCTCTTAGTTCAGGTGCTGTGCAAGCgtttgctgctctgcagagtggACTCTGAGCCCTGGATCCTCCTCAGGAGATGGCTGCAGGATATTTGCATTCCCTGATTTTATAacaagtttcttttccttccacagaGGTGTCACCCATCAAGAACAGGCCAAAGCCAGAGCTGGTGGCAGCATCTTAACTCCCAGTGCTGGGGATTCCCCCACGAAACTTTCACCCTGGACAGTTTGCCCTCCCAGCATGTGCTGGGAACAGGCAATGCCTTGGCAgcatcccagctgtgctgggtggaTTGTGGAGCAGGATTCCCTGCACAGGGTGGGGAACCTCAGCTGATTATCGCTCTTGTATCAAGATTATTTTCtagtgctttctttttttgtaacttAAATTCCAAACTCACTCAGCTGCGCTGTCTCGGGATTAAACAGCAACTGTAAAACATCCAAAGCCAAATTTTTCTCTGTAGGTTTGATTCTGGTGAGGTCAGTGTGCCTTTGCTCTGGCCAAATCCCAGGAAATGCCACGCTCGGAGCGACGGTGTTCGTGCTGGGCATGGGCTGGGCGAGCACGAGCCCTGTGGAGCACTCTGGTGTCTGTGTTCCTCTGTCCCTCCTCTCTCCTGGTTCCATCTGTGGAGGGGCTGccgtgtccctgtcctgctgcacgTTGGGCAGCGCCGGAGCCGGGAGTGCGGAGTTCCCACACgagctccaggctgggctcGGCTCTGGCTCACACGGAACCA from Corvus moneduloides isolate bCorMon1 chromosome 19, bCorMon1.pri, whole genome shotgun sequence harbors:
- the CHMP6 gene encoding charged multivesicular body protein 6 → MGNLFGRKRRSRVTEQDRAVLQLKQQRDKLRQYQKRLSLGLERERALARQLLRDGKKEKAMLLLKKKRYQEQLLDKTENQISNLERMVQDIEFTQIEMKVIEGLKIGNECLNKMHQVMSIEEVERIIGETQDAVEYQRQIDELLAGSLTEEDEDAILEELNAITQEQLELPEVPSEPLPEKVPEVSPIKNRPKPELVAAS